Within Helicoverpa zea isolate HzStark_Cry1AcR chromosome 17, ilHelZeax1.1, whole genome shotgun sequence, the genomic segment ATgaccaaattaaatatttaatgtattgAAAGATAATACTAATCCTTGTCAGACTACAGCATCTGATCTACTTTGTTTAGTTACAAACTTAGCCATCAGTTGTGACCAAGTGTAATCTATGTTTAGCGCCATCTATCCGTCGACACCTCAACTAATGAAGTGTTTACAACCTGTCAACGGTGAACACGGTTGATTTGACAGGTCGAAGCTATTTTAGGATCTAAGGACCACTTTTTAAAAGTGTGAAAAAGTGGTAAGTGCTCAATACTTAGGTGCTTTAGTAGTTTTTTAGCGTTTTCTTTTAACCATCAGCTACTTCTGAGAACAATTTTTGCAGCAGTCTTGAGTGTTTATGCCATAGATATCCACTAAGAAATATATAGTACCCATACGTTTTCAATGAGATAAAAACACCCTAAGTAAGTAGATGCATAAAAACTAAGAacaccttttttgaagtcagttaaaaacacAATCACAAAACGAGCAAGACTTCTTGAAAAGTTCTATAAATACAAAGATTTATATATTTCTGCTATATTTAGCCCAGCAGACCAGTGCATCGGATTACAGTTAATGCATATCTGACGTGGGATTACCTTTAATTACTATCATCTAATAAAACATGGCCGTCGTCTGGATATTTGATCGGTCTTTGAGACCGACGATTGCGTTACATagtttttacatacattttatatagtAGGTAGTAAAGATGTCTTGGTTTGTACCTACTAATTCAGTacctattaattataaaaattatactcGATATTTGTGTAAACAGGTTCCACTTATACCTAAGTATAACCTAATATATGTTTATATTATAGGTATCTAAAGTCTGTTTTTGAGAGGAATCCTGCCTCTCATTGGCTTCCAGTTTTCAGTTAGGCTATGAGCAATACATATACCTAACTCCAAGGAGTTGAGAAAAGGCTGGCTAGATCATTAAAGAAGTGAGTATCGTTGTCATAGTGAAAGGTGACCGCAGCAACGGAAGTAACCGTATGCTTCTTGGGTCCATATAGTATCCGGTATCTATTATTTTACCAAGGgcatttcttaaaaaataatctcaaCTCAAAGCTGTCTTATGAGCTTTCAAAACCACTATCTTTTGTACACATCAGTCGCTAATCAAACTGACAAATGCTAATTAATTTCCTCTCGTAATCAAGCTTATGCTGTTAGATATCTTTGTATTGGGAGGCGTACTGTAAGACCGATCTATAGGGTCTGATAACAAATGGACGGAAATCCTCATTATCACTTACGACAGACAGAGATTTGAATGACTTGACATCTGTTAAGGTGTTTATGAtagtaaacaaaaagttattttcttcgaattaaaaaaaatattctatcgACCTCTAAAAACATATCGTTTTCCTATAAAaggtgtaagtaggtatgtctCAAAATGGGCGACTTAGGTATCAGTAACCGTTACTGAGTTTTGtgaaatacataagtattacTAAACTCTTTATTCTTCATGTCGATCTACTTATTTGCCGTAGAACCTCattattatctttaaaaaattatGCAATCACCGTATCCTTAAAACAACCCTTCAATGCCTTAGCTAATTAATTCAAAACCTCATTAATGTACACTACACGATATACAATAACAAACAGCAATTGGACAATGGacattataattttagaaatgATCTAAAACCGTCGAGGAATTCACTAGTAAAATGATAACGTATATTCGCGAGAAATGGCGTATAAAACAGATGTTTAGCCCAGTTCGTTGGCCCTATTATGTCGAACGAAATCCTGTTAAAATAATCAACTGTACGCTAATTATTGCAGTAATTGAGTTTGTCAGTCGTCACACTGAAATGGAATTATTAATGTGCTATGCTCATTATGTAGAAAGTTTATTGAAAGAGTTCCTGAATAAAAAACTGCTAAAGTAGTCCTGTGGTTCTTAGATTTTATAATTTCACGCAATGACCAGCTATGTAATTTATGACAAActgcaaaagaaaaattttactGTAAAGGAAAAAACGTGAAAAGGCTACGCTATGTTAACCCGATCCACGAAAAAGATAACATGAACTTTTTACTAGacgtataaaaacatttaaaaaactacaCCACGACACCGCATGTTACAAGCACATAAATACTTTCAACGAAAAAacacgtaggtacctaccacacgaatatttttaaaatacaaaataataaaaaaaacaattgaaagtgCAATTTACTGTAACTCCTACCAGATTACTATCAATAAAACCGTTGGGTACAAAACACACATTGCGAAAAAATGTCTGTTAAAGTGAGGGCGTCGCGGTGAACGGGTTAtgtcacggagaacaaaatgactagcggaggtgccataacggaaaatatcctaagaaagtagcgctccaaaatgcgggtgggcgggggacgaggaacgttactgtcttcgcccttacacgccttctttggatccgataattttttgtaataccaaaaatcattgacagtTTTCTCAAAGAATTCGAAAGCTTCGTTAGTTCACTAGTAAAttatcgttttggtcatgcccaccgtacgtcgTATTTGAGCTAGGGCACCTGATCTGCCCGTGttgtggcatctccgctcaacTTTCCTTACTCCGTTAATTGCTTTCACCCTACCTGGTGTATGAGTCATGCTGGGCTTCCCTGCAATTAGAGCGGCTTACGGATGCTCtttaatacttacctatttgtATGTTTAATACTTACGTGGTTTATTTACAGGTGCATGTGAATGATATAGCGAAGatgaagtgatttttttttatcaataagttTTAAGGCATATATCCTAGCATCACTGAATTTAAAGCGATATAGCGATAATGCCTTATCAAAATGAATTGCTTTCGTAAGATAATGAAATGATCATCATTTTCAATATTGAACCGTTTAAAATCTTAATAAGATATGTAAAATTCCTCTCGGTCTTTCTATCACTACCTGGCAGAcatttgcattaaaaaaaacacgacTTTACCTGTgtactaagtaggtacatggGTAAATTATTCCAGAACTTATAGATACTTAACACAATTTAGGTACAGCCTTTACAGTTTCGTAGGACAGACCATTTTGAAAGCCAGGATTTTTAAACGAAAGCTTTAAAAATTTcaattagtaggtaggtacctacttatgtttactacataacaacaaataaacaaacaccgACTTGCCTCATCAACCATCACAGCATTTGACGCACCAacgttataaattataatttatggcCATATTCCCTTCCCCTGTTGTCCAAcggaaaaataaattacctacgaCTATAGCTGTTTCATGGGGAATACGCGCGCAACTACTTAGGTAGTGTTCGAGGGTTTTCTGTAGAGGAAATCGATACCTATCTACTTTTTTCAAAGTTTCAGCAACGCCCTACGAAAGGACCAGGAGTTAATTTTTAgactatttttaactttaatataatattatgcttAGGGTTTTGTTGTCTGTGTTAGGTAAATAAGAAGTTGTCTAAATTTTTTTACTCGCTTTTTTCCGCGGCTTCACCCACGTTCGGATAGTATAGTTTCAAGAGTGGAACAATTGTAAACATTCTTTCCGGGATTTTCCGGACGGttcctctttacaatatttGGCGTAGGAGAATAGGAAAACCTACATATCGATAAAGAGCAAAACTATCTAGGTATATGTATCTTGTATAATTTAGACAAAGAGCTCTTCTAATCATACATTAATTATCACCTAAGCACCATTAACCTGAATCACACTTTCAACGAAAACTAAATCTATCAATCACCACCTATCGTAGTCCAAGAGTCGACAGCCTAAACGACACATCTACTTGACAATTAATTATGAACTCCTGGTCTATATTCGAGTAACAGATAAAAGTGACAAGCGGATCAAAAGTTGCCTTTACTAGTGAACTTATGAACTGAAGACCAATTTCTTGATAGCtattgttgaaatattttgggAACATTGAAATAGGCTCTTTGTTCGGTTCTTATTAATTCCGTGAAATTGAGCAGTGACGTAAATTCATAATTGATTTATTGATTTCGTGTTTGAagtttctaaaattaaattactagttcaaattataatttcataattGTGCATTGATATAAATTCTTGACTGACTAatcacgaaataaataaatattttgtggtcCAGTTTTACAGACATACCAAATTAATCCATACTAGGTATACTCAAATTATTAAAGAGGAAACAATTTCTGCATCTTAGTTTCCGAAACTACATCTTGTATtaaggtacctaggtacctacttttaattttGTAGCTAAACTTTTGTAGACCTAAATTGCTTCTGACGAAATACCAAGcttcaaatattttacatgcccACCAACAATATACAGTATAAACCCctgtacttttaaaaataatacctcGAGTACCCAAACCATAAAACATCTTACACTACAATTTTCCACATAATGTCTCACACGGGATCGAACCCATGATAGGCAGCATCCTTATTTCGGTAATAACACATAATGGCTCTGAGCTTATGCAATGCTATCATTATGACCCCTTTGTGGTCCTATGCCCTCAGGTCCTTGGTACGAAGGGACTGGAGTGTTCCATTGCGcctattacctacataatacattGTTCAAGGTAAAATGTTTTGAGTAATATTTATGGTTTGTAATCTtgctgtttgtttttgtttctgagATTTACAGTTATGTTTGATTAAGTTTACGCAGCTACTTCTACTTCCTATCAGGCATTTAGTATGCTTATAACTTTTCTTAAACCTACCATGTTCTTTCTCGAGCCTTTTGTGTGCCTGTATTGTAACTCTTTATTATGTCTGAAAAGGTTTTCattcttagttttattttttaattcataataggTCTGCAGCCAAATCTCACTTTTATTCTCTCTTTAGGACGAAAATAATACAGTAGATATAtttcttattcattttatttaacaaaaacttaacagttttcagttattatttaaaataacttatacAGTATTATTCGTTTTATAACTAAAGTAATTTTTCTACTTAACACAAATTCATCGAATTCACtgtcttttttaattttctactaATACTGATATCTAACTATTTTCAAACTATAATAAATAGTACCTAGATAACATAAATAGGTACAGCTACTTAATACTAAAAAGGTATACTTAATCATATACTTAATGCATTGTCATTTAATTGTCAAACACATTAACACTATTTATCATGAAACTTGGAAATTgtagaaaaataagtaaaaccaATTTTTCTATCGAGTTTTTCGAGTTCCTAGCTTAGTAggaaaatttttatatgtacttaAGATATATATccatagcaaaaaaaaaactcttattatttacataatatagaaAATACAAGTATCAATAATACATAGTAACTTAGCAATCTGAAAGTTACCTCATAGATATTTTGCGAGAAATCAGACAGCTATGTTCTGTGtacgtaaataatttatatttcttgCATTGCATACAAAATGCATTCTGACACAAAATTGTATGCCTGTCACATGGtgcttaataaataacttatttccACAATAGTATTTACATGATAGTTGTGGATTTGACATAAAATGCTTTAACTTAACATAAACTTAACTTTAAGTTCCCGTGACTGAACTCATGTCTAAACTATAATATGGCGGGTACTAAGTTGcattttgttaacattttcagtgctttattttttctttttttaaatctggAATATTTTAGTCAAGtcaaatattttgcaataaaatcaAGAATAACGATATTTTACGGAACTCGCAAAATTACGATATTCATGACTTTATAAGATACCACtccaaaaaacagaaaaaattgtgacatcataattttctttataaataattcgagtcccagaaaaaaaaatggttttttaTTCGCAAACTCTTTGCAAATCCACGTCGAATTCAAATAATGACATATCTAAGGAGTTACATGGCTAAATTCTATTATTTCTGGTCTATTAGACCTACCATTCCTATAAGTACTATTTTCCTATGTTTTTTCTCCTACAATTTGTTATCGAGTCCTAAGATAATGTTCACAACACTAGGGCACTGTAACCGGTCGTTGCTCGTCGTATATTAAAGTTCTCATGGTTCTTCTGCTTTCTTCTGATTTCGCATCGCTGGCTCTTGAGTGGTAGTAAGTGAAATTTGAGCTGATGATGACCTGTGAAGAAAAATAAGATAATTAAAGTAATGTACTGGGATTCAATGTAAAGGTGCGGAAAAGTGGCTATCAGCTTTGAAGTATGTTTTGGTTGCTTTATCtattactaatatttttttattatttagcagcACGTGAGTTTCATTCCTATCATCATACTATTTATTGTATGTAAAGTCTAATTTTTTCTTGCATGTGGTGTTAACCggtaattaattgtaaatattacTCTAGTCATTGAATCTGAAATGTACATATATGGTGTAAATAATTGCTGgttaacctaaataaataaaaaaacttacagcATAATAAACACTAGCAACACCGACAATGGCGCCGACCAACACATCCCACCAATGATGTCTATGGTCCGTGATCCTGGTGAGCGAGCAGACAGCAGCATAGGTGAGGCAGAGGAGTTGCAGTACAGGAACCAGGAAGATGGTGCGGTGACGCCAGTTGAAGGCTCGACGTTGGAGGTACCACTGTAAGGAGATCCGTTGTTAGAAAACGGAATAATGTTGatgtttttgtgtaaaatgaaGTGGTTGACGATATTATTGAAATGCTGAATTGGATATTGTTCTTAAGTGCAACTTTTTGCTTAATTGATGGAGCAAATGAGTAGGTAGGCTATGTTTACTAAATAACTATAAGTACATAAAATggtcaaaaaaaacaaaaagagatAGAAATCAGGTAGAATACATAAGCATAAGGTGCTGTTGCAAACAGTGAATTTTTACATACTACTTTTTTGAATAGACTGCATtatgtaagtaagtacctaggtaccaaGAAAAGTGCTAAAGTTACGTAATTTTCATTCGGTTTAAAAACTTACCGCAATAAAGAGTCCACAGTAAACAGACATGGAAGTGTGTCCTGAAGGGAAGCTGCGGTAGGAGTCCATCTGGTACCAGCTCGAGAACCGCTGAGACGTGCACTTGAAGTCTGCCACGAACTCAGAACTGCAACAATGAACATTTGTATTTAGTAAATAAGTCACAAAAACTGATCAAGGGGTACCTACACGTTTAGGTCAGATAATTTTTCCTAAGACCagctttaaaataactaaactaaAACAACCGAATGGATGCCGGATGGAATGGAAACCAGGTGGATTACTGAGTCGAAATAAGTCTTATATTTTAAGACCATTTATATGCCCAGTTACTTTTGAATTGTCAACAAATGGTCAATCAAATGACAAAGCAACAGTACTTTAGTATATAACATGATTGTCACCCAACATTTTATTATCAACAGTTAAGCCCATAACTGTCTCATTTCCTTCAATTTAGGAACAATCCGATGGGACTTTACGACCAACAGTGTCAATACTCTCATGAATTTCCATCTTGATTGACAATTTGATGGGTCCACGCTAATCCTATGATTAGATAAGTAGTCTGAGACTTGGTTCAAGATCACTCAATGTCAAATGTGTTACTCCTACGagttgtttgtatgtatgtatatttattgctGTTTAAATGCGGATGTCGTAAAATGGACAGTCAGTGACCGGACCCTGGGACCTGACATTTCTTTTTGTTACATCAATAAAGAGATAAAAACCTGACGTAAAgtggaaattattttcttacgGCTGTTTTGTTTCCCGTGTCGCATTCGCGGTCGTTCTGAGAGAACCAAGTAGGTACTTCAAGCCCAGCGATAAAAGTTTGCATGTACTTAGTTCCATTTATTGTCAAACATCAGCCTTttagaatgaagaaaaaaatatcttacccTTTGCAAGTCTTGGCAGCATCAGGCTCGCATAGATCGAAGAAGGTGGGCCTAGGATTGCCAACGAGACCCTTCATGACCTCAACTACACACAAGTTGATGAGAAGACCGTAGACATAAGTTCTGTATAGATAGAACGTATTCTTGCAAGTCTGTAGTATTCTTGACTGAGAGAAATCTGCTGCTAGGAATATGTACTCCGTTATAGCAACCTGTAATGAAAAGAAAGGTTTTTTAACTTATTAATATGTCACGGCAAAAACCGTAAGCTACCTGCGTCAACTTGTGTGACAAACCTagtgacttaatttatttcgtCGCGACGACCACATCAATGAGCGAATGGGGGAATTTCGTATTGGAAATgagtgaattaaaaaaaaaactggggcaATTCAAATGCATGAACAAGTTGACTCCaatatatttgggaaaaggcgaGGCCAAAATGTTTCATGCAAAACTCAGTAGCGTGTCCAAGAGTATTTAACTAtgacaaagacaaaaaaaaactgtacttACAATTACTATAGGCATTATCAGCAACGTAGAAACTAGCACTTGTGAGGTGACCGTGTCTCCATTGAAGGGGAAGCTTAGCGCTGGGTCGTTGCAGTAGAAGCCAGCCTTATGGTTCGGGATTACCCCCATCTCGAATAGTCCAATCAGAGCTAGTACTGTGGAAGAAAATAACACTATTAGTTAGtataaaagtagccttcctcaatGAATGGGCTaactaacaatgttttttttcgtTCGGAAACAAATACGGATAATTCACCTCCACACCCACGGAGGACAAAAGACTAGTCCACACCCAAACAATAACTACGACAGTCCAGTCACAGtctaattaatttacttaattaattgtagGTAAACGATAATTATACCTATTAAAACTGCTACCTTATACGCGTATCAAAACTGAAACCTAAGTTCATTCTGTATaaggaaaattaaaacaaacatgcGTATGCGCCGGTTGTAGATATTTTTTGCTTTACGTCAACAAGCATTGTCATTTAAATCCTAATAAAATTGTCCTCGACGGTGTTTAAATTGTACCAacttaattcattaaaattaaataattataatttcaggAAGTTTAGCATATTAGTTAGATATAATTTAAGAGGAAATAACGATTTACCTACGCAAATTAtttatgcttatttatttagctttaatTTAAACATAGCGCGTGCTATTCGCctgaaataaattgattaaattatcAAAAGTAAGACTTTTtggtagggtaaatacgccaaatgtcggcctccccccaaacttcggccgtctgtacattttcagcttgcattcattcaaaaggtaattaagtgttagttttgctcctcgaattgcaaccttggtttatactctatacgtacaaatcgttactatccgattctgtcacttactcttctcatactgagcgtcagtagcgattgcgccgttgaaacatcaaattcgcacgtaaagtagcttactcgaagtgaatactcacattttggggattgatattagaacgataaaacatttatttatttttgttttaagcttgattgtcactaatgggttatttttactatattttaagatagttttttcagcgttttgcgtatatttttcaaggaaaaataggaggccgccattaggacaacagttttgacttaaaaccggagtctcggccgtggccgacttaaagcaaatgcagtctattttataaattcctattgtactaattccgttggcttaacaagagaatttgcaaagcttataggcaaatagatctattttacgtttaatagccaaataacggccggggtgatattagttgaatctcgagaaataaggtacaagaaataggggccgacattagaatcgtaaataatcgtaatgtcgaccagcctcgaactcaagcgccactatacaggctgatgaaaaaatacttttatattttttcattttctcaaaatgaaataatttatttattataattcattatatcgtataggagttaagtttaaatgtaggagttgacagtattgtaggcatgtttatggtagctttatagtttgatacttgctatctattaaaccgttcttattagcttaaaaaatataaatggttggtcgtgaatacgactttttttgtttaggggaaacaaaaaaaatattttactataaattaaacaaatacaattacaaatgtatacttagtattatattataattctgctaaaataaatcatgttaataatatttgtcactgccttaatttaaaacagcctatacctggccgacatttggaaaaaacgcaaccgaccttgggccgtgaatggccgactttagggtttttctgttctcgacgcatctaagccttattacttttttcttttcgtagaaatatcaatcttatgcctataaacatgacatagattaatcaaactatccaaaaccgcatcagaaactatctttcgttggaaactgacggtgctatagcgaaccgcaatcagaaaatcgctaagggggccgacatttggcgtatttaccctacacCAGCAGTTTCATTCGCGTTCCAGGATAAAAATTAGACTGCAATCTTACCTGATATCAAACTGAAAGCGGttcagtagttcctaagattcTCAGATTTCTTGAGATAAtgaagagtttttttgcttAAACATACCCTTAAACTCTTcagtttcataatattagtataggcaAAGTTACTAGGTCTTTGGAAATGTTTTCAAACTTGCGACTGCTGGTCAAGGTAAGACGAACACCATATCTCCAAATTTCAAGCCGACTACGTCACTTAAACGCAGTAGGAAAACCAGGAACAAAAGAACCCGGAACGAACCTCAAATCTACTCCAGTATTACCTAACAAGCTATTATACAATTTCGCAATCGCAATGGCCGTCGCCCTCCTTCAAACCATATATTAACCAATCCCCAAAATAATGGGTTCAAAGTCAATGTCAGACTACCAGGAATAGACTACTACCAGTATATCCTGACACTTACGAAGTCGCTTCTTTTAACAGCGACTCCCAAAATTCTCTCAGTAGAAATTAGTTCTGCATTTCGCCGCGGGTCAAGCTATGCTGGTTGGTGCTGAATAGTGATTCTATTGGTGTAATGATGCAGGATTTCAAGGTGTTTAGATGAGTAGGGTTTGGGAGTTCCTGGATATTATGATGCGGAAGATTTTGTGTAtagttattcaataaaattttgtattagGACACAAAAAAATTGAtacgaaatgttttttttttttcaaattttgacTTTCTATACGTTTTCTTTTATTGATTAAGTTATTAaaggaaaagtttttttgttcttGATAGCCAGTAATTTTACACGAGTTGCCAGTATTACATAACCCATCTTCAGGTCACGATGCACCTCGTGCAACGCACTCAAGATGCACGGGAGTCGATTACAAGGCGTGACGTAACTGCACTATTAGACCAATTGCGGTGCATCCGACACGTTGGGCCCCACGTGGGCCTGCTGCGTGGTCCAGCACGTTCTAGCCAGCCATGTGTATTAAAAGGGCGTAATTGGAAAATTGCTATCGTTGGCAATACCTACTGAGAAAAgttattctaattttaattggTTAATAGCAATGTTAGtcatattgtaaatatgtatttaaaatacgtagatattattttaatgagaaaTTGAAGCGACACTAATTTCGGAATGTTGCTTGAGATGCAAAAGTTGCCGCTACTCGAtaacagatggcgttgtcgACAGAATCACGTCAGGGAGAAAAGTCGCTTAACCGCgaagaaaataattaagtacctatgcgtaaaattaatgaatactaAATGAAAACTGGTTATTAAAGCTTAtctttaatcaaattaatttaaattatggtATCGATGCGTGAGATTCACGGCGAGAGCTATAATTATCAGCACGATACCGAATATTACAACAATTAACCGAGAATCGATTACACTCGATAATGACCGTTAAATCGAGCGCCCATAAATAGGTATCGATTAAAATACCACTTGTAAGTCGAGCGAACAGCGGGCGACGCAACGGGGTGTTAACATAAAAGGGTAAAGAAGACTTTTAGCTGCTgcttaacaattaattatcttggagaaaataattaataataaaaactttgataaaaaaatattaccgaAATGAAAATAACTTAGCAGGTATTATCTATTTAAAAGCTATAGTGACAATAGTATTAGAACTGAAACCATTTTCAAACTGCattataaaatacctattgCCCAAAACGtgcgaaaataaacaaaaatatttttaaaactgtcaAAAAGGCGGCATGTGTTAACGTCTACAATCATAGTTTTTATAAACCATAACGTGGTTTGAATCCTGATTGGTTACATTCTGTTATCGCCAACATATCGTAAAAAGCCGCCAAATTTATTGTCGCCTTATAAAGATGAAGATGCGTTTATCCCtacaattttaaaacttattgcTTATAACTTGATTATAAATTGGCTGCTTCGTTTTTCAATTAACTTGTATCGGTAATAAACGATTAATGGTTTTGGTGAAACTTTGAAAccatattttaattgatttttttttatataacggACAGCAACTGTGCGACTCACCTCATGAAATCACCTAAGGAGTTTTACTTACTTCATTGAacagatttattaaaatagaatgTGTAGATACTTACacgtaaattaattttatataacatatgaaataattttcttataatatttacGAAATATTCCTACCCATTTAATTAACTAGgtactgatttatttttaagtgactaAAACAGTCCGCATTTTTCAGTTGCAtctcataataaatattattgccaCATTGTCACAATGTTGCTTATAGAATATTATCGTGATGTAAAGTACAtaagattaaaaataacaatgtagCTAGGAATAACTTCATTATGATGTAAAACTAGagcaaataattacataattttcagtttatttttaacaccaTGTTCTCGGTGGCCTAATGAACGATCATTTTATGTCAAAAGGTCGTTGacaccgttttttttttcgtattcatAAACAGTGACTGCGATTGCGTGCATTCTGCCACATACGGCGAGTGTTGCCAGCTGCAAACtcgtacctaattattattcattgaatgtttttttaattactttcttCATTACTTTCTTGgaagtacatacatatagtattgagattattttattttattgtattatataggtaggtaacgGGAATctttgagtacctacctacgtaggtaATTCAAGTAATGTTATCAGGTATGTATTTTTACCCTAAATGACGCATTAAACACCTATAATAATTACTTATGGGAACTCGTTGTTGACCATAATGTCATAGGCGCCGTCTATCAAGTACCGCTTTAGTTTACTGCGTATTTGACGTCAATAAATGCGAATCTTTATGAACGTGtacttagtttttattgttattctaAACACGTGAGGTATTCTGCATATTAATTATTAGTTATATACGACGATAGTATAGGTCTTTGTCatatgttatttgtttttaagcaaaaaggaaattatttttattttacct encodes:
- the LOC124638262 gene encoding phospholipid phosphatase 2-like isoform X3, with the protein product MQYRGSYESVQRRDVESQSTKTNFWNRHGLWWTMGIDLPLLLILLALIGLFEMGVIPNHKAGFYCNDPALSFPFNGDTVTSQVLVSTLLIMPIVIVAITEYIFLAADFSQSRILQTCKNTFYLYRTYVYGLLINLCVVEVMKGLVGNPRPTFFDLCEPDAAKTCKGSEFVADFKCTSQRFSSWYQMDSYRSFPSGHTSMSVYCGLFIAWYLQRRAFNWRHRTIFLVPVLQLLCLTYAAVCSLTRITDHRHHWWDVLVGAIVGVASVYYAVIISSNFTYYHSRASDAKSEESRRTMRTLIYDEQRPVTVP
- the LOC124638262 gene encoding phospholipid phosphatase 2-like isoform X1 → MGVFECVVASKMNPTESTEVFTINMASNETLNEPVRLRRDVESQSTKTNFWNRHGLWWTMGIDLPLLLILLALIGLFEMGVIPNHKAGFYCNDPALSFPFNGDTVTSQVLVSTLLIMPIVIVAITEYIFLAADFSQSRILQTCKNTFYLYRTYVYGLLINLCVVEVMKGLVGNPRPTFFDLCEPDAAKTCKGSEFVADFKCTSQRFSSWYQMDSYRSFPSGHTSMSVYCGLFIAWYLQRRAFNWRHRTIFLVPVLQLLCLTYAAVCSLTRITDHRHHWWDVLVGAIVGVASVYYAVIISSNFTYYHSRASDAKSEESRRTMRTLIYDEQRPVTVP
- the LOC124638262 gene encoding phospholipid phosphatase 2-like isoform X2, encoding MPASPLRTSVQEIKRIASITVNMRKERRDVESQSTKTNFWNRHGLWWTMGIDLPLLLILLALIGLFEMGVIPNHKAGFYCNDPALSFPFNGDTVTSQVLVSTLLIMPIVIVAITEYIFLAADFSQSRILQTCKNTFYLYRTYVYGLLINLCVVEVMKGLVGNPRPTFFDLCEPDAAKTCKGSEFVADFKCTSQRFSSWYQMDSYRSFPSGHTSMSVYCGLFIAWYLQRRAFNWRHRTIFLVPVLQLLCLTYAAVCSLTRITDHRHHWWDVLVGAIVGVASVYYAVIISSNFTYYHSRASDAKSEESRRTMRTLIYDEQRPVTVP